The following coding sequences are from one Brooklawnia cerclae window:
- a CDS encoding SGNH/GDSL hydrolase family protein, producing MARRWNPRDWFTDDLRANIGLVGVPVLVVAIIALVVMAFQMQRSQQASVTARAQTSVTSTTSASAPASSHYPSASSVSPATQASSAAAPSTTLPVAVFVGDSYSLGAGGDGTNWTTLLSAAAGWTEVNLARGGTGYTTGSNGSTCALDYCPSYQEMIPEVAAADPDIVVVSGGRNDGSGFDREAIGTFYSSLRAAVPDARIIAVSPLWDSEPTPDWLVTLEEDVRYSVTTSGGEYADIGQPLLDHPELIATEGVYPNAEGYTVIASAIENVLGVG from the coding sequence ATGGCCCGCAGGTGGAACCCTCGTGACTGGTTCACGGACGATCTGCGCGCCAATATCGGCTTGGTCGGCGTCCCGGTGCTTGTGGTGGCGATCATCGCTTTGGTCGTCATGGCGTTCCAGATGCAGAGGTCTCAGCAGGCATCGGTGACCGCACGCGCACAGACATCGGTGACTTCCACGACGTCGGCTTCGGCGCCGGCGTCGTCCCACTACCCGTCGGCGTCGTCGGTCTCGCCGGCGACGCAGGCCTCCTCGGCGGCCGCACCGTCCACCACGCTGCCGGTGGCCGTGTTCGTGGGCGATTCCTACAGCCTCGGCGCCGGGGGAGACGGGACCAACTGGACAACCCTGCTCTCTGCGGCAGCGGGCTGGACCGAGGTGAACCTGGCACGAGGCGGCACCGGCTACACCACGGGATCGAACGGCTCCACCTGCGCACTCGACTATTGCCCGAGCTACCAGGAGATGATTCCCGAGGTGGCCGCCGCTGACCCCGACATCGTCGTGGTCTCGGGTGGACGAAACGACGGCTCCGGGTTCGACCGCGAGGCCATAGGCACCTTCTACTCGTCCCTGCGCGCCGCGGTGCCGGACGCGCGGATCATCGCGGTCTCGCCCCTGTGGGACAGCGAACCGACCCCGGACTGGCTGGTAACCCTCGAGGAGGACGTGAGATATTCGGTGACGACGTCGGGAGGGGAGTACGCCGACATCGGCCAGCCCCTGCTCGATCATCCCGAGCTCATCGCGACCGAGGGCGTCTACCCGAATGCGGAGGGGTACACGGTGATCGCCTCCGCGATCGAGAACGTCTTGGGGGTTGGTTAG
- a CDS encoding type II toxin-antitoxin system RelE/ParE family toxin, which yields MSEGSAFELVLTAPAVRVIQTRLPEAVAAAAIEFMTGPLVDDPYRVGGQLRRELSGLWSARRGTYRILYRINDDAREAVVIKIDHRRDVYR from the coding sequence GTGAGCGAAGGCTCTGCATTCGAGCTTGTTCTCACCGCACCCGCGGTCCGGGTGATCCAAACTCGGCTCCCGGAAGCCGTCGCAGCAGCAGCGATCGAGTTCATGACAGGGCCGCTCGTCGACGATCCGTATCGAGTGGGCGGACAGCTGCGCAGGGAGCTTTCTGGGCTGTGGTCAGCGCGGCGGGGCACATACCGGATCCTCTACCGCATCAACGATGATGCCCGCGAAGCTGTCGTCATCAAGATTGATCACCGCCGGGACGTCTATCGGTGA